One genomic segment of Helicobacter pylori NQ4053 includes these proteins:
- a CDS encoding VirB4 family type IV secretion/conjugal transfer ATPase yields MKEETNIVDIYNEHYLLSEKSNLVGALKLEGISYLSLDDKEIAQKFNERILALNEIVDGVHFKIVARRRKIFMHHEYTQEEISNPFALEVINLWEQGVEDVYQNFYYLIFETKNDSIKGYLERFKKKITTNELENIQENNKQDEVKYQENYFIGFDNFNLLDKSKILDSIINNVKNMLSGLFVEKIDANSLLNFYAEYINGVPSEYTFARGRLHDGMINSDVHFKKDFFTHIHNSKEIFKRFISIKTYDIDKIVSTALSSVLHLSLEFDVILNIDNIPKAKAEKRIETKRKRANKSIRVEIDELNDLIKTDRVLMQEISLNILVHAKTKTDLDSACIEITNLLKQKGIVSTQESIGMLPMFFSFFPNRNRLNFRKRLLSSQNIASLIILEKQNCGFSRNSWGNRHLTIFRNQDKSPYLFNFHAYEAKRKNDMVSGHTIIFGGTGAGKTTLIEFLITNCFKYEDLSILALDRNNGMRVMTEFLDGQYNDSNDFYINPFSLKDTSANCTFLVSWLAFMLNIDEDTKDEKEKKTLSALSKTIRVCYNNITKQGGAIFKLRDFKDTLERDYLDSKDILEKESSKDLYKHSTDCLDFAKKLSVIDMDALSSSKKDFNLAVLYLFYKVMNRAKLENKPFYIFIDEAKSVIENPIMLAKIKDTLAQARKLNGVLTLAFQDINQLDGVEGAKSIIENAAQVILYPTNNFEKLESYGILLSPIEKSFLNKTPLNARQVLVKNLLTQSSVFLEINLEKLNSTSKKFLRAYNSSASSVFELETLKKDNPKDYKEIYLTKE; encoded by the coding sequence ATGAAAGAAGAAACTAACATTGTTGACATTTACAATGAGCATTATCTTTTAAGTGAAAAATCAAACCTTGTAGGCGCTCTTAAATTAGAGGGAATTTCTTATTTGTCTTTAGATGACAAAGAAATAGCGCAAAAATTCAATGAACGCATTTTAGCTCTTAATGAGATTGTAGATGGAGTGCATTTTAAAATCGTAGCTAGAAGGCGTAAGATTTTCATGCACCATGAATATACTCAAGAGGAGATAAGCAATCCTTTTGCATTAGAGGTTATCAATTTATGGGAGCAGGGGGTTGAGGATGTTTATCAAAATTTCTATTACTTAATTTTTGAAACTAAGAATGATAGCATTAAAGGTTATTTGGAACGATTTAAGAAAAAAATCACTACCAATGAATTAGAAAATATTCAAGAAAATAATAAACAAGATGAAGTTAAATATCAAGAAAACTATTTCATAGGCTTTGATAATTTTAATCTATTAGATAAATCTAAAATATTAGACAGCATTATCAATAATGTTAAAAACATGCTTTCTGGCTTATTTGTAGAAAAAATAGATGCCAATAGTTTGCTTAATTTTTATGCGGAATATATCAATGGTGTTCCTAGTGAATACACTTTCGCTAGAGGTCGTTTGCATGATGGCATGATCAATTCTGATGTGCATTTTAAAAAAGATTTTTTCACTCACATTCATAATAGTAAAGAGATTTTCAAGCGTTTCATCAGCATTAAGACTTATGATATAGACAAAATTGTCAGCACTGCTCTTTCTTCAGTGTTGCATTTATCTTTAGAATTTGATGTGATTTTAAACATTGACAATATTCCTAAAGCAAAGGCTGAAAAAAGGATTGAAACTAAAAGAAAAAGAGCGAATAAGAGCATTAGAGTTGAAATTGATGAATTGAATGACCTTATTAAAACAGACAGAGTTTTGATGCAAGAGATTTCTTTAAACATTTTAGTTCATGCCAAAACTAAAACCGATTTAGATAGTGCTTGTATAGAAATTACCAACTTGCTTAAACAAAAAGGCATTGTAAGCACACAAGAGAGTATTGGCATGTTGCCTATGTTTTTTAGCTTCTTCCCCAATCGTAATCGCTTGAATTTTAGAAAGCGTTTGTTGTCTAGTCAAAATATTGCTTCTTTAATCATATTGGAAAAACAAAATTGTGGTTTTTCTAGAAATTCATGGGGTAATCGCCATTTAACTATTTTTAGAAACCAAGACAAATCGCCTTATTTATTCAATTTCCATGCCTATGAGGCAAAAAGAAAAAATGATATGGTATCAGGGCATACCATCATCTTTGGTGGCACAGGGGCTGGTAAAACCACTTTAATTGAATTTTTAATCACCAATTGTTTTAAGTATGAAGATTTAAGTATTTTGGCTTTAGACAGAAATAATGGCATGCGTGTGATGACTGAGTTTTTAGATGGTCAATACAACGATAGCAATGATTTTTACATTAATCCGTTTTCTTTAAAAGATACAAGCGCTAACTGCACCTTTTTAGTGAGTTGGTTGGCATTCATGCTCAATATTGATGAAGATACTAAAGATGAAAAAGAAAAAAAGACTTTAAGTGCTTTATCCAAAACAATCAGAGTTTGCTATAACAATATCACAAAACAAGGGGGTGCTATTTTCAAGTTAAGAGATTTTAAAGACACGCTAGAAAGAGACTATTTAGATAGCAAAGACATTTTAGAAAAAGAGAGCTCAAAAGACTTATACAAGCATTCCACTGATTGTTTAGACTTTGCTAAAAAGCTTTCTGTTATTGATATGGATGCTCTTTCTAGTAGTAAAAAAGATTTCAACTTGGCAGTACTATACCTATTCTACAAAGTCATGAATAGAGCTAAATTAGAAAACAAGCCTTTTTATATCTTCATTGATGAAGCAAAATCTGTTATTGAAAATCCCATCATGTTAGCTAAAATCAAAGACACACTCGCTCAAGCTAGAAAACTCAATGGGGTTTTAACTTTAGCCTTTCAAGACATTAACCAACTTGATGGCGTAGAGGGAGCAAAGTCCATTATAGAAAACGCCGCTCAAGTCATACTCTATCCTACAAACAATTTTGAGAAATTAGAGAGCTATGGCATTTTATTAAGTCCTATTGAAAAATCCTTTTTAAACAAAACGCCGTTAAACGCTAGGCAAGTATTAGTGAAAAACCTTCTCACTCAATCTAGCGTATTTTTAGAAATCAATTTAGAAAAGCTAAACAGCACCAGTAAAAAATTTTTAAGAGCGTATAACTCTAGCGCGTCTAGCGTTTTTGAACTGGAAACGCTTAAAAAGGATAATCCAAAGGATTATAAAGAAATTTACTTGACAAAGGAGTAG
- a CDS encoding restriction endonuclease subunit S, with the protein MIGPLSSQLNAIKWGEFKLGDLFEASNGDFDIQKRHINHKGEFVITAGLSNNGVLGQSDIKAKVFESHTITIDMFGCAFYRSFAYKMVTHARVFSLKPKFEINHKIGLFLSTLFFGYPKKFGYENMCSWAKIKNDKVILPLKPTANAQTLEDIDFHFMEKFIAELEQCRLAELQAYLKATGLENTTLSNDEENALNLFNGNHSGGGNTPCGLTWQSFKLGDLFEKIIIKPLPYQTAQLPKEKTPTHELPALTAGILNQGLNNFVPKENATILKNVISISANGANTGATFYQPHEFCVLQDAYAIEFIGDKKLNDKEYLFFVCAISKVIYNNSKYEWTNKAGWNKVKNELISLPLKPTANAQSLNDIDFHFMCTLINALMKQTIQGVAEYCDAKIQAAKEVISQETPVQKDSLF; encoded by the coding sequence GTGATAGGCCCCCTTAGTAGCCAACTCAACGCTATTAAGTGGGGCGAGTTCAAATTAGGGGATTTGTTTGAAGCGAGTAACGGCGATTTTGACATTCAAAAACGCCACATCAATCATAAGGGCGAATTTGTCATCACCGCAGGGCTTAGCAATAATGGCGTTTTAGGGCAAAGCGATATAAAAGCAAAAGTTTTTGAAAGCCATACCATTACTATTGACATGTTTGGTTGCGCGTTTTATCGCAGTTTTGCTTATAAAATGGTAACACATGCTAGGGTATTTTCTCTCAAACCTAAATTTGAAATCAACCATAAAATCGGCTTGTTTTTATCCACGCTATTTTTTGGTTACCCTAAAAAATTCGGCTATGAAAACATGTGTTCATGGGCAAAAATTAAAAACGATAAAGTCATTCTACCCCTAAAACCCACCGCTAACGCTCAAACCCTTGAGGATATTGATTTTCATTTCATGGAAAAATTCATAGCCGAACTTGAGCAGTGTCGGCTCGCCGAACTTCAGGCTTATTTAAAAGCTACAGGGCTAGAAAACACCACCCTTTCTAACGATGAAGAAAACGCCCTTAATCTTTTCAATGGCAACCATTCTGGGGGGGGTAATACCCCATGCGGCTTGACATGGCAAAGCTTCAAACTAGGGGATTTGTTTGAAAAAATTATTATAAAGCCATTACCTTATCAAACTGCACAATTACCAAAGGAAAAAACTCCAACGCATGAATTACCAGCCCTAACCGCAGGGATTTTAAATCAAGGGTTAAATAATTTTGTGCCAAAAGAAAACGCCACGATTTTAAAAAATGTTATTTCAATTTCTGCTAATGGGGCTAACACCGGGGCTACATTTTACCAACCCCATGAATTTTGCGTATTACAAGACGCTTACGCTATTGAATTTATTGGCGATAAAAAGCTTAACGATAAAGAATATTTATTTTTTGTATGTGCTATCTCAAAAGTTATTTATAATAATAGTAAATACGAGTGGACAAATAAAGCAGGGTGGAATAAAGTTAAAAACGAGTTAATTTCTCTACCCCTAAAACCCACCGCTAACGCTCAAAGCCTTAATGATATTGATTTTCATTTCATGTGCACCCTTATCAATGCCCTAATGAAGCAAACCATTCAGGGCGTGGCTGAATACTGCGACGCTAAAATACAGGCCGCAAAAGAGGTTATCAGCCAAGAAACACCCGTTCAAAAAGACTCGTTATTTTGA